The Stieleria maiorica genome includes the window TAGCTTGTCGTATTTCAACGAATTCGCGGGCGGCCCCCGAAACGGTGCCGCCCATCTGCTCAACAGCAACATCGATTGGGGACAGGACCTTCTTAACCTGGAACAGTGGATCTTGGAATCCGCCGACCCGTCTGATCTGCCCGTCCACCTGGCGTTCCAGTCCCAGTACAACCCGTTTGACCTGGACGTCCGCGACATCGATTCGTGGCCGTTTCGAATCGCGAGGACGATTCCGCCTGAGGTGCCACCGGGTTCCTATGCGATCGGTGTCAACCTGCTGCACGGTTACCCGGCCGTCGTTCACGACCGAAACCGGGAGATCTACCAGATCAGCAATGTCGGGTTGGATGAATTGCGAAAGATGGATCCGCTTGCGCGAATCGGTTATTCCGTCGTGGTTTATTCCGATCAACAAATCAGCGAAGCGATCAAGCGACATCGACGACCGGCCGATGACGCGTCGAAGCGGGGCCCGGCGTTCTGACGAGTGTTTTCGTCCCCACCGGAAAGATTCCGATTTCGATTCGGGGGCAGCTCTCAATCTAATTTTGGAAGTAGGGATTTAACATTGTTTTGCCGCGAGCAGTCTTGGAGACCCCCGTTTTGAAACGGGCGGAGTCGGTGGAAACGGTTGCCATCTGTTCGGAGCCGTCGGTCGAGTGCGGTCGTCGGAACTCTGACTCGGTCGCGACAACGAACGCGGTGTCATCGAAAGGTTTGGAAATTCCGGTTGCCGCCTGCACGTGTATCGCGGCTAACAATACGGCCCACGTACCGACCGCAGAAACGATCAGATGCAAACTCATGATCACAAACGAGGTAAAGAGTTCCGACTTGGCCGCACAGGAGGTGAGGTACAGAGTGAAGAAACCCACCAGTGGCAGCGTCACCACCGCGTTGGGCTGTCGCATGATCGCTTCCACGACGAACGCCGCCACATAATTCACCACACAGATGGCCAGCAACCACGCGGTGCACTGGACATAGCCCGGCGAGGCGTCGCCGAACCAAGCGATGAATACTTTGAAGGACGCAACGGTGATGACCGCGCACACCAACAGCGTTGCGATCGCGAAGGCGGGTTCGGCGGATGTCAAATGGTTCAACGAAGTCAACGGGTCGAGTGACAGGTCGTTCATGGCAAAATGGGGGGCTGAGTGCACGTGCGGGTTTACCGACAACGAGCAATCAATAGCTTGCCATTAGACAAACGTGGCCTAACGCAACACCGCGTGAGCCGAAGACGACCCGCGAAGAGGGGAGCGTCAGCGGCAGCACCGCTGCGATCCCTTCAATCGCTCGCGTCCCCACATCGGGCACCATTTGCGGAACGGAAACTATAGTCCCGTTCTCCCCAACGGTTCTCTCTGACCGCGACGCAGGCAATGTGAAACGCGGAGCAGCCCACACGGCAGAAGCGCCGATTACGAAACCGCTGGAATCAACACGGTTCATTCAAACGCATTGATCAGCTGCGGTGTCCGATCTTGGGGAGTATTTGACGCACTTTCCTTCTGGTAAAATCGACACGCCGTCTAATTTGTATCCAGCGGGGAGTTGAAATGATTGGTTTTCGTTGCGTGTGTTCGATCGCCCTTTGGGTCGCGTTGATTCCCCAGTCGGTCGAGGGTGACGACGCACTGGAAAAAGAGCAAATCGAAAAATGGTCGACCTACTATTTGCAGCAAGCGAAGAGTTATGAATTGCGGCTGGCGGATCCGGGGGACGAAACGTTGACCTTGGTTCCGGAGCCGGTGTTGCGTTGGCAAAACCCGCTGCGATCGACGACCCATGGCGAGTGTTTCGTGTGGACGCGCGATGGAAAAGCCTTCGCCGTCGCATCGATCTTTTCCTATCCGATTGAAAACGATCAGCGGAACGTCGCGCGGGCGTTCAACTCTTTTGCCGACGGGCCCCTGGTGGCCGATGACGATGGACGACCGTTTTGGCAGGCGCCGCCGGTGGCGAAAGAGGAGTGGCAGATGGTTCCGGGTTCACCCGAGGTGGCAAACTCGGCTTCGCGACGTCTTTTTCAAATGCGTTCGCTGTCTCGGCAGTTCACCGCACTGCTTGGGGGCACCGACGGAGACGAGGATCGAACGTTGCGGTTGATGGCGGCTCCGCTCTATCGTTATGCCTCACAGGATGATGCGGAAAACGATGGTGCACTGTTTGCGTTCGTGATGGGGACCGATCCGGAGATCCTTCTGTTGCTTGAAAGCCGCATGACCGACGCCGGGCTGAGGTGGTTCTTCCTGGCCGGGCGTCACAGTTACACCACACTCGTGTTGCGTCACCAAGAACGTGAAGTGTGGCGGTACACGCGCCGCGAGCATAGTCCGCGGTACCTGTCGCAGCACGGCATCGACCGGCAGCCGGCGGTGTTGGAGTGATTGCTACGGATCCACTCGTTTGCGCTTCGGGCTCGTATTCTCCTGTCCGTTCATCGAATACGATTGAATCAACAGGTCGCTTGCGATTCACGTTTTTATTGGCTTGGATATGAGCGAAAGTACCGACCGGGGTACCAACGACAAACGGCGATGGTTGCTGATCGCTGCTTCGCTCCTGCTCTCCTTCATCGCAATGGCATTTTTGCTTGAACGCACTGGTGCCTTTGGCCGGCCCCCGCGTCATTTGCGAGAACGCTGGGAGGCTGGTCAATTCGATCTTTCCGACGATGAACGAAGGCAGCTGCGAGGGATTTCGGTCGAGTTTGATTCCTCCTTCGAGCGATACGCAGATCGTCCGATTGAACAGACGAAGCTGGCTGGTTCACGGGTGATCGCTCCGACAGGTCCGGTGAAGCGTCGGGAACAACTGGCCGTCTTTGAGCAGGAACCGGCGCGTAAAGTCGCCGTGACATCGGAAACGTTTCGGCAGTTTTATCAAGCTTACGCCAATCAAGCGCATCCGGTGTTCATCACGTCCGATTCGATTTTGAATGCCTTTCATCGGATTCTCGAAGACTCGATTGTCAAGCTGGAATTCCGCCAGATCGAACGGCTGCAGCGGCTGTTGCCGACGCTCGAGGAGCGGCTTGCCGGGGCGGATCCGTCCGCGGATTCCGACATGATCCGGTCCGCCCGTCGTCGTGCGAGAATCGTCGTCGGCGTCGCTCGCCAGCTGATCGATCCGGGTTACGATCCCGAATCGGAAATCCGCATGATTGTGCGAGCGGAGACGCGGCGGGTGGAAAGCGGAATGGGCCGTTCGATGCCCGATTGGCTGGGAGAACCGAGGCCGGCATTTCTTGCGATCGACTATTCGCGATTCACGCCCGAGGGACTTCACGCCCGCAGCGATGTGCTTCGGCGACATTACCGAGCGGTCCGATGGCTGCAAACGATTCCCTTTTTTGTGGGCGACGACGAACAGCTGATTGCAATGGGGCTGATTGCTGAGGCGGCCAAAGGCACCGACTGGGTTTCGTTCGTACAGACCTATCGTGACTTCTTCGGTGGTGCCGACGATTTTGATTTGCAGACCGTGCATGCGATGGAATCGGACTTCGACGATTCTCCGGATTCGATCCGTGTGATGCGATCCCTGCTTCTGAAAAGACACCGCGAGGAGACGCCGAGCAGGATCAACGATCAGGTCGCCTTGGTGGATTCCGTTTCGGATCCTGAGAGCTTGTCTCTCCGTGTGCTCTCCGCGTTTCGCACTCCCGAGGCGATCTTGTTCCAGCAGGCCGCTGAATCGGCGCGTTCTCTGGATTCCGTCGGATTGCTGCTGTGCGCTGCCCTCGGTTCAACGCTGGCAGCCGAGCCTCTTGCCGAATCGAACGTGTTGGGTTCGATTGATCAAACCGATCGCTTCGACGGGTTGCACGGTGACAATTCCGTCTATGGAGACTACCTGCGATGCCTCGCGACGTTGTTGAAACCGACTGACGCGGCGCCGGAATTCATGTCGACGCGAGACTGGCGACTGAAGAGTTGCCAGACCGTTCTGGGTGGTTGGGTTCAGATGCGCCACACGTTTGCACTTCAGGCGAAACAGAACGCCCTGATTCTGAGTGAAACATCACATGTAGGGGCGGGTTTCGTCGAACCCAATCCCGAGTTTTTTCGCCGTCTCGGTCGATTGGCTTCCAGGATCGAAACCTTGCTCGATGCGTTGGGCGCGTTTGACATCAACTATCATCACTTGCACTTTCGATTGAACGAATTCGCCCGTTGCTTCAAACTGATGGACGCGTTGGAGCAGGAGGGGATCGGGATCGATGAATTCCAAGGACAATTGACGCGAGAAGATCGGGAGTTTGTCTTCGATGTGTTGTACAACTTGGGTGCATCGAATCCGCTGTTATGGCTGGGGGCGGACCGTCTTGATGACAGCACGTCCCGGCGCGCATTGGCCGCCATCGTCCAGGTATCAGACTGCATTGAACGAGGAGAATTGCCAAGCGACCCCGCGGCCCGGGGAGCGATCCTGATGGGCGAAAGCAGTTCGAATCGTGTCCGCTGGCTGCGTTTGGCGGAAATCTGCGAGCGATTGCAGGACTTGGCCGATCGACAACTTGAAGATCAGACGCTCACGGCCGAAGACCAGCAATTCATCACCAACTACGGCGAAAAACTTGCGGGGCTACTCAATTACGAAGCGTATTCGGCCGCGAGTCCACTGGACGATGCGATGCGTTGCGTGAGTGTGCTGACCGATGCCGAGGGAAATCACGTTCACATCGCGGTGAGTCGTCCCCAAGCGGTCTATGTGTTGTACCCTCATCAAGGCCAGGAATTGCTTTGCCGCGGAGCGGTGTTTCCGTATTACGAGTTCGCCGACAAGAAGGTTGTCGACGATACGTCGTGGAAAGGTCGCATCGACCGAGCGACACCCGCACGTCCGGGGTGGTTGGAGCCGCTGTTTGTTGACGACTGAAAGGGGGCGTCAAGATTGGGATCCGCCCGGACCGACCGCTGCGCTGAACGAAACCCCAGCGTGCGTCCGGTTGAGGCAATCGACAGTAGACGGCCCCAGCGCTCTTGCGCTCTTTAGTGCGCCGTTGTCATTCGAGGGTGCGAAGTTCGAGGAAGAATGGCTCAGCAATCTCTTCGGGCCGAAGGCTCAGTAGTTTACCTAGCCCAGCCCGAAGGGCTGGGACCTCGAATCTCATCGGGAGCCGAGGGCCAAAGGCCCGACCATTTGCCTGAGGTCAATCCCACACGTATCGCTCGTCGATCTCGATATTGTGTTTCTCACAGATGCGTCGATACTCATCTTGGAATGACATCTTCGCGTGGTGTTCGATCTGATTGCGAATGTACGTGTCAACCGTGGACATCAATGAATGGCTGACGGAAAACGCAGCATATCCGGATTGCCAAGCAAAGATAGAGGTTCCATCCTTGTGATGCTTTGCCCATTTCGAAGTTTCAGTCTTCACCTTCTCGACCAACTTCGCGATTGTGATTGTTCGCGAAAGCCCCACCAACAAATGTACATGATCATAATAGCCACCTACTGATGCACGTATGCAATTCGACTGTTTCACATGATGGGAGAGCATACGGAACATTTCTGCTCGGAACGTGTCCTTCTGCAAGAAGATTCGCCGATCTTTAGTCGAGAAAACGATGTGTAGCCAAACTTGCGCATGAGATTGCGGCATGATCGATTGCCTCTGTGAGCTTGGAATTGGCTGATGGTGAAATGTTTTAGCACACTCGCGTTTAAACGGTCGGGCCGTTGGCCCTAGCGTTAATTCTTACCGTGCCCCAGCCCGCTGGGCTGGGCTAGGCAAATTGTCGGGGCTTCGCCCCTTTCGCTAGTGCCGTTCGTTCCTGTGCGTGCAACGACTCGTTCGGAGCCCTTGCGCGAGTACGTAGCCACCCGCTCGCTGTGTGGGATCCGGTAAACTGTGTTTGATGTCCCCTCGGGCCCTCCATCCAAGGAATGAACACAGAATCATGAAGATGATCCATCTTGTTGTTGTTGCTCTAGCGAGTCTGTCGACGGTTCCGTTGCACGCTCAGGATTCCGCGGAGGTCACGTCGGCAGACGTCATCGTCTATGGTTCGACACCGGGCGGGTTTTGCGCCGCGATCGCCGCTGCCCGCGAGAATGCTTCGGTGATTCTGTTGGAGCCGACGGACCATGTGGGGGCGATGAACACCGGTGGGCTCAGCCACTGCGATTCGAACCAGATGGTCCGCAGCACCTTGATGGGACTCTTTGACGAGTGGCACCGGCGGGTTGTTAAGGACTACACCGATCGCGGCATGGAGGCTCCGTACAACCCGGCGGTGAAAGATCAGTCGCGATGGACGTTCGAGCCGCATGTGGCGATGCGGATCACGATGCAGATGCTCGATGAAGCCGGCGTCACCGTCCTGACAAAACGTTATCTGCAATCCGTCACGAAAGAAGGCTCCCAGATCAAGACTCTGGTCACGAGCAACGGGACCTTCACGGCCAAGGTCTTTGTCGACGGCAGCTACGAAGGCGATCTGATGGCTGCCGCGGGCGTCGATTGGACGATCGGTCGCGAGGGCCGTGGCGAGTACGGCGAGTCACTGGCGGGGAAGCAGTACCCGAAACAGACGATGAACATCAACGGCTTTGACGATGACGGCAAATTATTGCCGCTGGTCACCACCGACGATGCCGGCCCCGAGGAGGTTGGGGACGAGAGCATCATGACGTACAGCTTTCGGTTGTGTTTGACGGCCGACCCCGTCAATCGTGTGCCGATGCCAAAGCCGACAAACTACGACCCGGCCCGTTTCGAAATCGTCCGGCGTGCTTTGAAGGGGGGAGAAAGACGCATCGGATTCGATCTCTATCCGCTACCTGGAAACAAGTTTGATGGCAACAATTCGATCGGCGGACAGTTTTCGATCGGCTTTGTCGGCGGGGGAAACAACTGGCACTCGGCGGACGAAGCGGGGCGAAAACGGATCTGGGAACAGCACAAACAGTTTACGCTCGAGTTCATTCACTTTCTGACAACCGACCCGGCCGTTCCCGCGGCGATGCGTGACCGATACGCCGGTCTGGGCCTCTGCAAAGACGAATTCGCAAGTCACGCACACTTCTCACCGGCGCTTTACGTTCGCGAATCGCGTCGGATGAAGGGGCTGTACGTCATCAGCCAAAAGGACATCCTGCATGAGCCCAGCAAGGATGACCCCATCGCCGTCTCGTCATTCCCCATCGACTCGCACGATGTCCAACGCGTCGCACTGAAGGATGGGGGAGTGATCAACGAGGGCACGATCTTTCCGGTGCGGCGATTTCCGAGGCAGGGATACGCTTACCACGTGCCCTACCGTGCGATCCTGCCGAAGGCCGACCAGTGCGACAACCTGCTGGTCCCGGTTGCGCTGTCCTGCACCCACGTCGGTATGTCGTCGTTGAGGATCGAAGCCGCATGGATGGTCATCGGGCAGGCTGCCGGCGTCGCTGCAGCGATGGCGGCGCATGACGACGTGGCAGTACAGGAATTGGAGTACCGAATCCTCCGTGAGCGACTGCTGGCCCAGAAACAGGTCCTGGACCTGCCGGACGAATCGGAGCTGCCAACCGTCGATGGCTCCATCGATGCAAAGTCCTTACCGGGGATCGTGATCGACGACACGCAAGCGAAGCGGACCGGAAACTGGTCCCCGTCAATAAATTTCAAACCGTACATCGGCAGCGGGTACATCTTTTGCGGAGACAAAGATCCGAAAACAAAAGGCGACGGGAAAGCGACGGCGACGTTCCAGTTCACCGTGCCGAGATCCGGTCGCTATCAGCTGCTGATGGCGTATTCGGCACACGAAACCCGGGCAAAGCAGGTCCCCGTGACCGTCTCGTCCGGGAATCAAAGCCAAAGGATCCTGGTCGACCAAACCAGCCCACTTCCCCGCGGTAAACCGTTTCGTTCGATCGGCACGGTCGAACTGAAGGCGGATGCGGAAACCGTGATCCAAATCACGAACACCGACACGACCGGTTTTGTGATCGTGGACGCGCTGCAACTGCTTCCGGTCCAGCCGGATGCACGATAAGTGATTGAAAGTCGGCGATCTGCTACTTTGCCAAGCCTTCGTCGCGCATTTCACGCCAAAGTGAGGTCATTTCCTGCTTCATAGTGCGGACGAGTTCGGGATGTTCGTTTGCGATGTCGTTACTCTGCGCGGGATCGATCGAGACATCATACAATTCCACTCGATCGGGATCGGAGGTCGCGAGCCACTGGTCGAGTGAAATGCCCTGGC containing:
- the tnpA gene encoding IS200/IS605 family transposase, coding for MPQSHAQVWLHIVFSTKDRRIFLQKDTFRAEMFRMLSHHVKQSNCIRASVGGYYDHVHLLVGLSRTITIAKLVEKVKTETSKWAKHHKDGTSIFAWQSGYAAFSVSHSLMSTVDTYIRNQIEHHAKMSFQDEYRRICEKHNIEIDERYVWD
- a CDS encoding DUF3160 domain-containing protein; the protein is MSESTDRGTNDKRRWLLIAASLLLSFIAMAFLLERTGAFGRPPRHLRERWEAGQFDLSDDERRQLRGISVEFDSSFERYADRPIEQTKLAGSRVIAPTGPVKRREQLAVFEQEPARKVAVTSETFRQFYQAYANQAHPVFITSDSILNAFHRILEDSIVKLEFRQIERLQRLLPTLEERLAGADPSADSDMIRSARRRARIVVGVARQLIDPGYDPESEIRMIVRAETRRVESGMGRSMPDWLGEPRPAFLAIDYSRFTPEGLHARSDVLRRHYRAVRWLQTIPFFVGDDEQLIAMGLIAEAAKGTDWVSFVQTYRDFFGGADDFDLQTVHAMESDFDDSPDSIRVMRSLLLKRHREETPSRINDQVALVDSVSDPESLSLRVLSAFRTPEAILFQQAAESARSLDSVGLLLCAALGSTLAAEPLAESNVLGSIDQTDRFDGLHGDNSVYGDYLRCLATLLKPTDAAPEFMSTRDWRLKSCQTVLGGWVQMRHTFALQAKQNALILSETSHVGAGFVEPNPEFFRRLGRLASRIETLLDALGAFDINYHHLHFRLNEFARCFKLMDALEQEGIGIDEFQGQLTREDREFVFDVLYNLGASNPLLWLGADRLDDSTSRRALAAIVQVSDCIERGELPSDPAARGAILMGESSSNRVRWLRLAEICERLQDLADRQLEDQTLTAEDQQFITNYGEKLAGLLNYEAYSAASPLDDAMRCVSVLTDAEGNHVHIAVSRPQAVYVLYPHQGQELLCRGAVFPYYEFADKKVVDDTSWKGRIDRATPARPGWLEPLFVDD
- a CDS encoding FAD-dependent oxidoreductase encodes the protein MKMIHLVVVALASLSTVPLHAQDSAEVTSADVIVYGSTPGGFCAAIAAARENASVILLEPTDHVGAMNTGGLSHCDSNQMVRSTLMGLFDEWHRRVVKDYTDRGMEAPYNPAVKDQSRWTFEPHVAMRITMQMLDEAGVTVLTKRYLQSVTKEGSQIKTLVTSNGTFTAKVFVDGSYEGDLMAAAGVDWTIGREGRGEYGESLAGKQYPKQTMNINGFDDDGKLLPLVTTDDAGPEEVGDESIMTYSFRLCLTADPVNRVPMPKPTNYDPARFEIVRRALKGGERRIGFDLYPLPGNKFDGNNSIGGQFSIGFVGGGNNWHSADEAGRKRIWEQHKQFTLEFIHFLTTDPAVPAAMRDRYAGLGLCKDEFASHAHFSPALYVRESRRMKGLYVISQKDILHEPSKDDPIAVSSFPIDSHDVQRVALKDGGVINEGTIFPVRRFPRQGYAYHVPYRAILPKADQCDNLLVPVALSCTHVGMSSLRIEAAWMVIGQAAGVAAAMAAHDDVAVQELEYRILRERLLAQKQVLDLPDESELPTVDGSIDAKSLPGIVIDDTQAKRTGNWSPSINFKPYIGSGYIFCGDKDPKTKGDGKATATFQFTVPRSGRYQLLMAYSAHETRAKQVPVTVSSGNQSQRILVDQTSPLPRGKPFRSIGTVELKADAETVIQITNTDTTGFVIVDALQLLPVQPDAR